The genomic interval CTCCATGACAATGTCGTTTCGCTCCGATCTCATCTCGCCTTCGTCGTCCAGTCGCTCTCCTAGGTTACAGCACCCATCTCATCCCATATCACGCACAACAAGCCGTCAACGTGACGTTAGCCCAACCTCGATCGCAACACAGTTGAATGAACTATACATTTTGTTGAGGTCATTGTGATGTCATTTGtgttgaatttaaattatgcAAACTATTTAAATgctataattgttttttctaatGATGCTACAGTGTAGttgctgaattttttttgcatcatgTTGTCCGATTTTAAATCATGTTCTAATGTATATAATAGTTCTCTTTTTTCAAATCACAAGCTTGTTACGTCAACCGCCATGCCTAGTCTAGTTGAATTGGTTAGCGAGGGGCATTTTAGTTAGCAAAGATATGGGAACGTGGATACAACCATTTTTTATTGACAACAAAGAGGACAAATCACATTCCAACGAACTTCTtgtatttgatatgatgttctGGCGAATACAAAATGTAGAATGATATACTAGCGAAGCCATGTTTTGATGATGttataatatcaattttctcCTCCCCGGTCCCCTCTTTCTCTTACCCTGATTCCTCTTGTTTCCTCTGCCTTTCTCCGCCTCTCACTCCCTTCTCCAACATCAGCGCTCTCAGCTAGCCATAGAGTTTTCCTTCATTTGTCCGTTGTGCCTTCCTTCCTCCTTATCTAGCAGCACGAATCAAGGTTAGTAGGGGAGATCGAGGCTGGGCATGGGCTTTGCCCCTCCCATATCTAGCATCGTAGTTGAGGTCATGCTCAAGGAGAACGCATGGATTTGAAGAGAATCCATAGCTATTTAAAGACTAAAACTAACTAAATACAGATACAAGGAACTTGGATCATTTACGGTACACAATTCACTAACatgaaatacaaatacaagaaatttagatattttacGGTACCATTCACTAACATGTAAATTCAGTAGCATATGATGATATGAAACACAACACACATGTCATCGATCAATATCGAAGAGTACGCGATCGAGAAGATACAACTTGGAGCGGCCATAGGCCACTATCATCTTTTTGAACGGCCATTGGAGTAGCATGGCTTGACGAGACTGAACCAAAGGAGGCAAACCGTGGCCATGGTACGGGGCCCCCATTCTAAACACCCGATCGAACTAGCGCTGCCGATAAGCTAGTAGGAGTACTATACATGGTACACTACACGTCCCAGTTACTCTCAGCGCACGCACACGCTCACGCTCACCCGCGTTCCCCCCGTCTCCACATGTCAAAACGGAGATcaagaagcacaagaatcgACGCCATGGCTATGATTATGCCGCCCAtggcctccgccggcgccgttgcCGCGCTCCTCGTGCTCACGTCGCTGCTTcagccgcgcgcggcgcgggcgcagaTAGCGGCCGCGCcgtgggcggcgccgccgccctggccCGGCGAGCTCGACTGCACGGGCGCGCTCCTGAACCTGTCGTCGTGCCTCACCTACGTGGAGGCCCGGAGCGCGCTGACCCGGCCGGAGAAGGGCTGCTGCGgcgcgctcgccggcgtcgtggaCGGCGAGGCCGCCTGCCTGTGCGGGCTCGTGGGCGGGTACGGCGCCTACGGCGTCCGCGTCGACGCCGTGCGCGCGCTCGCGCTGCCCACCATCTGCCGCGTCGACGCGCCCCCGCCGAGGCTCTGCGCTGCCCTCGGGGTGCCCGTCGCCGAGCCGCCGGGCGGCGCCTTCCCGACGGAGTCAGGTACGGCACGACCGCTCCCCGCCGCGTGCAGTCTTAACGCTCCGCTTTCGCTACGCCTTTTCCGTTTCTTTTTCGCAATGTGACCGTCCTAAACTGTAGAACAACCTTTTTTGATAATCGTGCACTAATCAACGACTTGTAATTTACTCGTATTAGAATTAGAATTTCACATACTGTTAGCTCAAAATTAGCAAGTCATTTGCAACCTTAATTCGACAAACTCCCGTTACGATAGGCCTCCTTTGTCAAATCAGCTGTCATCTAGCACGCGCGGTGCCGCAGAATCTTTATTCCACGGTATGCGAAAATTGGGTTTTTTGGGTATGCTGAAGAGCATAATACAGCTACTTTACGTAATTAAGTAATACAACGTAATGCAATTTTGTGTAGTCGTTGTGATATTAGTCAGTGGCTAGAACAGTGAAGGAATCAAAATATTCGGCCGAACAACCTCCTTTTTTTGGATAGCCCGGATGTCGGCACTGCCAAAAAGCAGCACGGCACGAAACTGTTTGATCAAAAATTTCTCATATACCACTTGCTTCACACGGCGAGATTGATCATACTAACACATTGTCTCAACGCCCAGCAGGACCATCCGGCATGCCGGCGAACGCGCCGTCAACGGCGGCCTCCGGaatcggcggcgccggcggtccGGCGACGCACCGGCCCACAAGACACCACCTGCTTCTGCCGCTCCTGGTGATCCCCGCcacgctgctgctcctgctgctgcagcagtaAAACCAGTAAACCACACACCGGGTCACTCACACGGCACACACagacagcagcagcggcacaTCTgtgcaaccaaccaaccaactgTACATGCATTGTACGCCGCTCGACCGTCGATTCATCAATTCTCTCAGAATTCTTCCATTCACACGGCCTCGTCCGCGGGTGGGGTGCGGTGGGGTGGGTGGCGCGGGATGGCGACgcccgagccgagccgagcagcgtcggcgtcggcgaggcggcggggcggggcaAGTCGCGTGAAACGGGTTAttgccgcgccgcccgcggtGGTTGCTGCGTAGCGTAGCGCGCGGGGTGAGCTGTGTGACCGGACCGCTACGCTGCGGCGGTGCGTAGCCAGCGATCGGTTTGCTGCGGCGGTGCGCGGTGGCAGCTAGTAACTACTCAGCTAGCTGCCGGCctgcgtgccgtgccgtgccgtgccatgccatgccaacCAGCGATGCGTGTACTCTCTGTGCGATGCGTGTACTCTCTGTGTCCGTGTGTACCATGTAGAATGGACACAGCCATACGGGGAACAGCGTGGCAGTACGGGGGCAAAGGGGGACGGGCCGGCGATGGTGTATTCGTGTGACCTGGCGGGGTGGGGGCTTGCTGGCGGCTGGTGGGCCGTCGCTGTCGAGCCGGGGTGGCCAACAGGGCGACCTCTTTTGGGTTGGTCTCTACTTtgtctgcttcttcttcttctctccgattgattgattgatttacCTGCAAGGAAAATCAAGGAGTATCCAATGTGAATGGGCTGGGTTCAGTTAGTGTAAGCCCAGCAGAAATGCGGAGTAGGCCTAAGGCAACAATGGACCGTACCGTACGAGACTGAGGCCCATTAATGATATCGAGGGCCTTGTAGCATGGGATCGACATTAATAAGCCCGTTTAGGAGGTTTAGACCCAAGGCCCGCATAGAGAGCAAACGCACGCGGATTGTTTCTACTCTCTTTTGGAGGGATCAATTGCCTAAGAACGCcgaatttatcaattaattttGTAAGTGTTAAGTTGAAATCAAACAGAAACAAAGGAAACCACACAAAATAGCATATGGACAGTAAACACAGATCTTGGTCtaaatctaataaataaaaagaatcaattaataggttaaaaatttaaagcacttgaaaaataataaatctgTTTTTCTTTGGCCTTCTTCTTTTTATCTCATTAGTTATTCATTCGTTCTTTTTCACACGCGTGTGCTTTTCGAACCGGTTCAACTCGATGTTTAGATCACGGATGACTCCACGTCCACAATGACCACATATGCATGTGGATGGAACCTATCTGATGAAGAGTCGGTTACTATGCACTGGCTCAACTTGATGTTTAGAGCAATTATAATAGTAGGTTATAAGTTGGCTAAATgtttatgtggaggagagaggagaggagagaggagtgggttgtaatcttatagccagTTTGGACACAACAACCAAGAAACTACGTGAGAGGGCCGGACATGTAGGTCCTgtatttaatgataaagagctaactattgtatgggTGGGCTAAGAGAAGACTACATGAGTcttagggcacgtacaaaggtgactattagctgactctctcaaaCGCCatgtaagcaaatttggtgacgtggaggaaagagagggaaggagagagaaaagcagtTGCCATGTATGACAACGGCTTAAAGTTGacttttagcatttattaaaggaaactttcttgcatgagaatgtataaaaaagaaactagcttaataaaaaatattttattatattaatgaagaaaccacaCCCGACTCTACCtttgtacgtatcattataaatagACTCTTCTTACCGACATAgcttgagatagagcccaCAATAGACTCTACCgttgaacatgcccttataACCAGCttattgactatattattagtctcCTCTTAGATCTCTCATCGTGAACCTAGTGAAATTTAACACACTTGAACACTGATAAAGATACGTCATACGAGCACCGTAGCAGATCGATGAGacacggatcttcttcctttttttcaaCGAGAAACCAAAGCTATCTCAAGCCGACAGGCAACCCAGAGATGGAATCCGAATCCCTACGCATGCGGCTACCTATCGCCGATGGAACAGTGAAATCTACTCAGGATCTCAGCTACACGTGTAGCGATCCTCTCAGGCGCAGCCGCTGCCGGATCAGCAGGGAGCACGGCTGCCCCAAGTGGCCAATTGACAATCCGCGGCATCGCGCGCggggctctcgtcgtcgtccccccccccccccccccccccccccgcgtgTGATTCGCTGCGGTCCGGCAGTTGTTCGTCGCACCTGTACGCCTTCCATGGGCCTGCCCGCCATGGCCGGTGCTGCGGTGCCCGCGCTTCGGAGCTTGGACAGGAAGACGGCAAGCGGcatgtggttttttttatctcgaGAGTGCAGCGGATAACAAAGAGAAATCCTTTCTGGGGCACCGCGCCGGGCAGGATCAGATCCCTCAATTGCCGCGGCAAGCCATTTGTTTATCGACATACTTACATTCAGCTTACCTAGAGTTCTGAAAATTTCAGAGGTGGAATAATCCCTGGTGTTGCCACGTGTATGTACAGCGAAAGAACTCCTATTTATCATACTAGTAGACGCAACCATTCGCAAATCGAGAATGACTATACCGTGCAGTTCCGACAGTGTTTCTGAAAATCAAGAGTGGCGTGTGCATTAGCGGCATGATTGTACTATAATCAAGAGTGACCCTTCAAGCACACTAATGGTTCACCAAAATGATTACCCCTCTTGCTATTTCCAAATGGGCCAAGGAGCTTCGTTTGGTGAATCAAATCAAGaagccaaacaaaaaaaaatctcgtgTTCATCCATGAACATGCACACTCTTAATTATCTATGTACCAGATCACCTGTCTGCTGCCATCACTGTCTAACGAAAAATTGCATGTCTCCCTTCAGAAAGAAAGATATACTGGATCAAACTAGTAGTATGTCAATGCATCAAGTGTATTAGAGATCAATTACGCAGACTTGAGATATGTagaaacataattatatgCAGCTAGTACTACAGTAGTTTGTTACAAACAACAGACTGTCATAATCATTACCGTCGTTGTGTATATACGGTTGACACTCGTGACAATTCCTGAAGTTTCTTGTGTTGACTTTCTCCTGTACATGTTTCATGTTTGTATAATTGTTTGGCGACCAAACATACAAGATACTA from Oryza brachyantha chromosome 3, ObraRS2, whole genome shotgun sequence carries:
- the LOC121053886 gene encoding non-specific lipid transfer protein GPI-anchored 12-like isoform X2, with the translated sequence MVHYTSQLLSAHAHAHAHPRSPRLHMSKRRSRSTRIDAMAMIMPPMASAGAVAALLVLTSLLQPRAARAQIAAAPWAAPPPWPGELDCTGALLNLSSCLTYVEARSALTRPEKGCCGALAGVVDGEAACLCGLVGGYGAYGVRVDAVRALALPTICRVDAPPPRLCAALGVPVAEPPGGAFPTESGPSGMPANAPSTAASGIGGAGGPATHRPTRHHLLLPLLVIPATLLLLLLQQ
- the LOC121053886 gene encoding non-specific lipid transfer protein GPI-anchored 12-like isoform X1, giving the protein MVHYTSQLLSAHAHAHAHPRSPRLHMSKRRSRSTRIDAMAMIMPPMASAGAVAALLVLTSLLQPRAARAQIAAAPWAAPPPWPGELDCTGALLNLSSCLTYVEARSALTRPEKGCCGALAGVVDGEAACLCGLVGGYGAYGVRVDAVRALALPTICRVDAPPPRLCAALGVPVAEPPGGAFPTESAGPSGMPANAPSTAASGIGGAGGPATHRPTRHHLLLPLLVIPATLLLLLLQQ